The Tenrec ecaudatus isolate mTenEca1 chromosome 6, mTenEca1.hap1, whole genome shotgun sequence genome has a window encoding:
- the LOC142450826 gene encoding ATP synthase F(0) complex subunit C3, mitochondrial — MFACAKLACTPALIRAGSRVAYRPISASVLYRPEARTGEGSAVFNGAQAGVSPLIRREFQTSAISRDIDTAAKFIGAGAATVGVAGSGAGIGTVFGSLIIGYARNPSLKQQLFSYAILGFALSEAMGLFCLMVAFLILFAM; from the coding sequence ATGTTCGCCTGCGCCAAGCTCGCCTGCACCCCCGCTCTGATCCGAGCTGGATCCAGAGTAGCATACAGACCAATTTCTGCATCAGTGTTATATCGACCAGAGGCAAGAACTGGAGAGGGCTCAGCAGTGTTTAATggggcccaggctggtgtgtctcCACTAATCCGAAGGGAGTTTCAGACAAGTGCAATCAGCAGAGACATTGATACTGCTGCCAAATTTATTGGTGCAGGTGCTGCCACAGTAGGAGTGGCTGGTTCTGGTGCTGGTATTGGAACCGTCTTTGGCAGCCTCATCATTGGTTATGCCAGAAACCCTTCGCTGAAGCAGCAGCTGTTCTCATACGCTATCCTGGGATTTGCCTTGTCTGAAGCTATGGGTCTCTTCTGTTTGATGGTtgctttcttgattttgtttgccATGTAA